A stretch of Desulfovibrio sp. UIB00 DNA encodes these proteins:
- a CDS encoding transglutaminase-like cysteine peptidase has protein sequence MPKLRYSKFALVAALSGGMAALLACLLFWAYGWNPALAGSLNLQPRAAIGNAEVSEPPAVSSAAAENNTAPPAATPDQANTGAEQNGNTGENAALPPADKQSGQESGQQSGLQSGQQTGPQTIQQTGVDSSVQPQTEADNADQPPSPHPSQSTEKPDPSAADAPAKSAAPDAAKGAAQSAAQPAAPAHDSKVQLFGTVEFKRPLSTLPGWLDLLKRNQMDPIFIPGKVFKKGVTWDMFKSKAPVNNKMELLRYVNSFWNTWPYVEDIVNWRQEDYWEIPAEFLKKSGDCEDYSIIKYFTLKELGIPPESMRVVVVRDTIRNFAHAVLVVYLNDDAFILDNLSNSVLSHTKVRQYSPQYSVNEFGRWAHMKGRKID, from the coding sequence ATGCCCAAACTTCGATACTCCAAATTTGCTCTGGTCGCGGCCCTTTCCGGGGGCATGGCGGCCCTTTTGGCGTGTCTGCTGTTCTGGGCCTATGGCTGGAACCCCGCACTGGCAGGCTCGCTCAATCTGCAACCCCGCGCAGCCATTGGCAATGCCGAAGTTTCCGAGCCGCCTGCCGTGTCTTCCGCCGCTGCGGAAAATAATACAGCGCCCCCTGCTGCGACACCTGATCAGGCGAATACGGGGGCAGAACAGAACGGCAATACTGGGGAAAACGCTGCTTTGCCCCCTGCTGACAAGCAATCAGGGCAGGAATCAGGACAGCAGTCGGGGCTGCAATCGGGTCAGCAAACTGGCCCCCAGACAATCCAGCAGACCGGTGTTGATTCCAGCGTTCAGCCACAGACGGAGGCTGATAATGCAGATCAGCCCCCATCCCCGCATCCATCGCAATCAACTGAAAAGCCAGATCCTTCCGCAGCCGATGCCCCAGCAAAGAGCGCGGCACCGGATGCCGCAAAAGGCGCGGCGCAATCCGCAGCACAGCCCGCAGCACCTGCGCACGATTCCAAGGTGCAGCTTTTCGGCACTGTGGAGTTCAAACGGCCCTTATCCACTCTGCCGGGCTGGCTTGATCTGCTCAAGCGCAACCAGATGGATCCCATATTCATACCCGGCAAGGTGTTCAAAAAGGGCGTTACCTGGGACATGTTCAAGTCCAAAGCTCCGGTGAACAACAAGATGGAACTGCTGCGCTACGTAAATTCTTTCTGGAATACGTGGCCCTATGTGGAAGACATCGTCAACTGGCGGCAGGAAGACTATTGGGAAATTCCGGCGGAGTTTCTGAAAAAGTCTGGCGACTGCGAAGACTATTCCATTATCAAGTATTTTACTCTTAAGGAATTGGGCATTCCGCCCGAAAGCATGCGAGTTGTGGTTGTGCGCGACACAATCAGAAATTTTGCTCATGCTGTTCTGGTCGTATATCTGAACGACGATGCCTTTATTCTGGATAATCTCAGTAATTCAGTGCTTTCACACACCAAGGTGCGGCAGTACAGCCCGCAGTATTCGGTCAATGAATTCGGTCGGTGGGCCCATATGAAGGGCCGCAAGATAGACTAA
- a CDS encoding HD domain-containing phosphohydrolase, with the protein MKTQELNEQSVAGRYRLKKAAVAAVSLSLFVVAAAVAYGLCTLQLKNVTQDILNNQREMQQSWVDKSLESIRAWHATVVEQARLVSSAEMFRLFAVDVRNLGSDGEARLSAPDAMENGDESLRNLAEQMGYMQDLLRDFARGKNWVSARIVSPKGNPFVVSKGDAPLGEAQVALVTSAVDRKTVVFGPVRALGDTMVIDLADPMYEVLGRGESAPIAVLFATIPVDRVLTAFLAQRQDQYGGLLPRILQAVGNGTEAVLLRDAKPALEPVQHLALADGLGFKRRQGLVGGGEAYSLGSYMSSMGWLVTIEAPADMVDALVESQAKQIYGLGILGSLGTALLLAFIWASLVSRSHRATAQHFKHLYTLIRQQKIMLDSVNASLQAGLMLMDKNGRLQMCNPAFCQIADKDEKSLKGTPVGEALPEDAALRLMEGMAQVSASGKEGSIEISVPQPGDVRLFRVTLFPFEDHDNSGEEGKGGCVGIFQDITEFRRRAEAARERQANSIAALVRAIESVDVNLIGHSMKMEHVAELLSGAMGLPDKDRETLRLAARLSQVGKIFVPRELLTKKGKLTPEEQAEVMRAPEYAYGILRDMQFNLPVPDAVFQMGERMDGSGLPQHLAGEAINHNARILAVVNAFCAMVSPRSYRAGMQPEEAVALLMKDKGFDSQIVSALANVAAVDLQQAIATADAASKKSGPAAESAAAE; encoded by the coding sequence ATGAAAACGCAGGAACTTAATGAGCAGTCCGTTGCTGGTCGCTATCGTCTGAAAAAAGCCGCCGTGGCTGCTGTCAGTCTGTCGCTTTTTGTTGTGGCGGCAGCTGTGGCCTACGGCCTCTGCACCTTGCAGCTCAAGAACGTTACGCAGGATATTCTGAATAACCAGCGTGAAATGCAGCAATCGTGGGTGGATAAATCGCTGGAATCCATCCGCGCATGGCATGCAACCGTTGTTGAGCAGGCGCGGCTTGTGAGCAGCGCGGAGATGTTCCGCCTGTTTGCCGTGGATGTGCGCAACCTTGGCTCCGATGGCGAGGCGCGCCTTTCTGCCCCTGATGCCATGGAAAACGGCGATGAATCGCTGCGTAATCTTGCCGAGCAGATGGGCTATATGCAGGATCTGCTGCGGGATTTTGCGCGCGGCAAAAACTGGGTTTCTGCACGGATTGTTTCGCCCAAGGGCAATCCCTTTGTGGTGAGCAAAGGGGATGCGCCCCTTGGCGAAGCCCAGGTGGCCCTTGTGACCAGCGCCGTTGACAGGAAAACTGTTGTTTTTGGCCCTGTGCGCGCTCTTGGCGACACAATGGTGATTGATCTGGCTGATCCCATGTACGAAGTGCTGGGCCGGGGCGAGAGCGCCCCCATTGCTGTGCTTTTTGCCACCATTCCTGTGGACAGGGTGCTGACGGCATTTCTTGCCCAGCGGCAAGATCAGTACGGCGGGCTGCTGCCGCGTATTTTGCAGGCCGTTGGCAACGGCACAGAGGCCGTGCTGCTGCGCGATGCCAAACCTGCGCTTGAGCCAGTGCAGCACTTGGCCCTGGCTGACGGCCTTGGTTTCAAGCGTCGGCAGGGGCTTGTGGGCGGCGGCGAGGCTTATTCCCTCGGCAGTTACATGAGCAGCATGGGCTGGCTTGTGACCATCGAGGCTCCGGCAGACATGGTTGATGCGCTGGTGGAAAGCCAGGCAAAGCAGATATACGGTCTGGGCATTCTTGGCAGTCTTGGCACGGCGCTTTTGCTGGCCTTTATCTGGGCTTCGCTGGTAAGTCGTTCGCACAGGGCCACTGCCCAGCATTTCAAGCATTTGTACACGCTTATCCGCCAGCAGAAGATCATGCTCGACAGCGTCAACGCCTCATTGCAGGCCGGGCTTATGCTCATGGACAAAAACGGCCGCTTGCAGATGTGCAACCCGGCCTTTTGCCAGATAGCGGACAAGGACGAGAAGTCCCTCAAGGGAACTCCCGTGGGTGAAGCCCTGCCGGAAGATGCCGCCCTTCGGCTCATGGAGGGCATGGCTCAGGTGAGCGCCAGCGGCAAGGAAGGCAGCATCGAGATTTCTGTTCCCCAGCCCGGGGATGTGCGCCTTTTCCGCGTGACCCTGTTTCCCTTTGAAGATCACGATAATTCAGGGGAAGAAGGCAAGGGCGGCTGCGTGGGCATTTTTCAGGATATTACGGAATTCCGCCGCCGTGCCGAGGCCGCGCGTGAACGTCAGGCCAACAGTATTGCCGCCCTTGTGAGGGCCATTGAAAGTGTGGACGTGAACCTCATCGGGCACTCCATGAAGATGGAGCATGTGGCGGAGCTGCTCTCCGGCGCTATGGGCCTGCCCGACAAGGACAGGGAAACCCTGCGGCTTGCGGCCCGCCTTTCGCAGGTGGGCAAGATCTTTGTGCCGCGCGAGCTGCTCACCAAGAAGGGCAAGCTTACCCCCGAGGAACAGGCCGAGGTTATGCGCGCGCCGGAGTATGCCTATGGCATCCTGCGCGACATGCAGTTCAACCTGCCAGTGCCGGACGCCGTCTTCCAGATGGGCGAACGCATGGACGGCTCGGGCCTGCCCCAGCATCTGGCCGGGGAGGCCATCAATCACAATGCGCGCATTCTGGCCGTGGTCAACGCTTTCTGCGCCATGGTCAGCCCACGTTCCTACCGCGCTGGCATGCAGCCCGAAGAAGCCGTTGCCCTGCTTATGAAGGACAAGGGCTTTGACAGCCAGATTGTGAGCGCTCTGGCCAATGTTGCCGCGGTAGATTTGCAGCAGGCCATTGCCACAGCCGATGCGGCCAGCAAAAAATCTGGTCCTGCCGCAGAATCTGCCGCAGCCGAATAG
- a CDS encoding flagellar hook-basal body complex protein: MSLSSSMWASVSGLMAHGNKMNIVGNNIANVSTLAYKGQRADFSDYLYTDGGSVSGTTQIGQGVSTYAVLGDYSQGSFESTNSVTDLAIDGNGFFQVRKQNSDQMYYSRAGDFYFNNNRELQNPEGCLLQGWKVENSKSLSFYGGATSTGSTATTNSAYKGTGTPVDIVLDSWNIPPQQTTNVSFTMGLTNNGTGDKTTSSTSPMTALFDLWDARSTPPMADTAYATQSSIKVYDEGGSTHNLTVYYDQVDASKTDTNGKTVYSIEGLPAGYTMYEYMVTIPPAEDQRSYGGQGYNATTNTWGTEPTKFYNDPVMGTNKQAGVLMSGVMIFDASGKMVNQTAYSYGATETPAANNQVAVDPSLKSSWQPTKTSSNGLPVFSANFTGQPLANSVSETMTQGTTTVSQVEKQITELDFGLKDVGNPAWINPIVTTVQKNSAGQPMGTVGWPVANTSVALGMDAYGYHTLTTPPRYGTKGTDAVYADSNGYYWTKSPTVGLEPANIYGTLTTGFGALNVGNDNGVYYVAAGTSKYTNLTKDETTGNTYPSGSDSYGNYYQATTFPPASGDTKYYGYFLDGVTKRRVYHDGTNYAYNDAGGVKQTLSGTNAFVVNVAKAITPTTYTLPDAGTRPVPTMVTGNNTLASLTTESKQTSVSPSTGVPVYKNVINYGNMVPTMTSVEREDSASVSNTTTYTVQNRTQDGYSSGTLSNVKIDNNGVVYGVYSNSKTLPLYQIALYDFKCTQGLYREGSNLYSQTNESGEANLGVAGDNGFGTTKAYNIEQSNVDMSREFVQMISTQRGFQANSKTITTVDNMLETVIGMKR; encoded by the coding sequence ATGAGTCTCTCATCCAGCATGTGGGCAAGCGTTTCCGGCCTTATGGCGCACGGGAACAAAATGAACATCGTCGGCAACAATATCGCCAACGTCAGTACCCTGGCTTACAAAGGCCAGCGCGCGGACTTCAGCGACTACCTCTACACCGACGGCGGCAGCGTAAGCGGCACCACCCAGATTGGTCAGGGCGTCAGCACCTACGCGGTGCTTGGCGACTACTCGCAGGGTTCTTTTGAATCCACCAACTCGGTGACAGACCTTGCCATTGACGGCAACGGTTTTTTCCAGGTGCGCAAGCAGAACAGCGACCAGATGTACTACAGCCGCGCTGGCGACTTTTATTTCAACAACAATCGCGAGCTGCAAAACCCTGAAGGTTGTCTGCTGCAAGGCTGGAAAGTAGAAAACAGCAAATCTCTGAGCTTCTACGGCGGCGCCACAAGCACAGGTTCCACTGCAACGACCAACTCTGCCTACAAGGGCACTGGCACGCCTGTGGACATCGTTCTGGATAGCTGGAACATTCCGCCTCAGCAGACGACCAACGTCAGCTTTACCATGGGCCTGACCAACAACGGCACGGGCGACAAAACCACCAGCAGCACCAGCCCCATGACCGCACTCTTTGACCTGTGGGACGCCAGAAGCACGCCGCCCATGGCAGATACTGCCTATGCCACGCAGTCGAGCATCAAGGTGTATGACGAGGGCGGCTCCACCCACAACCTCACGGTCTACTATGACCAGGTTGACGCCTCCAAGACGGACACCAACGGCAAGACCGTCTACAGCATTGAAGGTCTGCCCGCTGGCTACACCATGTATGAATACATGGTGACCATTCCCCCGGCTGAAGACCAGCGTAGCTACGGCGGCCAGGGCTACAACGCCACTACCAACACATGGGGAACGGAGCCTACCAAATTTTATAACGACCCCGTCATGGGCACCAACAAGCAGGCCGGCGTACTCATGAGCGGCGTCATGATTTTTGACGCCAGCGGCAAAATGGTAAACCAGACCGCTTACTCCTACGGCGCTACGGAAACGCCCGCTGCCAACAATCAGGTGGCGGTTGACCCCTCGCTCAAGAGTTCCTGGCAGCCCACCAAGACCTCCAGCAATGGCCTGCCCGTCTTTTCGGCCAACTTCACCGGGCAACCTCTGGCCAACAGCGTCAGTGAAACCATGACGCAGGGCACTACCACTGTGAGCCAGGTGGAAAAGCAGATCACAGAACTGGACTTTGGCCTCAAAGATGTCGGCAACCCTGCTTGGATTAACCCTATTGTCACCACTGTTCAAAAGAACAGCGCTGGTCAGCCCATGGGCACCGTTGGGTGGCCAGTAGCCAATACTTCTGTTGCACTGGGAATGGATGCGTACGGCTACCACACCCTTACGACGCCTCCCCGATACGGCACCAAGGGCACCGATGCTGTCTACGCAGACAGCAACGGCTACTACTGGACAAAAAGTCCCACCGTAGGTCTTGAACCAGCAAACATATACGGCACTCTTACAACTGGCTTCGGTGCCCTTAACGTGGGCAATGACAATGGTGTGTACTATGTTGCCGCAGGAACTAGCAAATATACCAACCTCACGAAGGATGAAACCACGGGTAACACGTACCCCAGCGGCTCAGACAGCTACGGCAACTATTATCAAGCCACAACATTTCCGCCAGCGAGTGGGGATACCAAGTACTACGGCTATTTTCTGGACGGCGTAACGAAGCGCCGGGTGTACCATGACGGCACAAATTACGCCTATAATGACGCTGGCGGCGTCAAGCAAACACTTTCCGGCACCAATGCCTTTGTGGTCAACGTGGCCAAGGCTATCACGCCTACTACCTACACTCTGCCCGATGCTGGTACCCGGCCCGTTCCAACAATGGTAACCGGCAACAACACGCTGGCAAGCCTGACCACCGAGTCCAAGCAGACCAGCGTGTCGCCCAGCACTGGCGTTCCGGTCTATAAAAACGTGATCAACTACGGCAACATGGTACCCACCATGACCTCGGTTGAACGCGAAGACTCGGCCAGCGTGAGCAACACCACGACCTATACGGTGCAAAACAGAACGCAGGACGGTTACTCCTCCGGTACATTGAGCAACGTAAAAATCGACAACAATGGCGTTGTTTACGGCGTGTATTCCAACAGCAAAACCCTGCCGCTGTACCAGATTGCATTGTATGACTTCAAATGTACGCAGGGCTTGTATCGCGAAGGCAGCAACCTTTATTCGCAGACAAATGAGTCTGGCGAAGCCAACCTTGGCGTTGCGGGCGATAACGGCTTTGGCACCACAAAGGCCTACAATATTGAGCAGTCCAACGTGGACATGTCGCGCGAGTTTGTGCAGATGATTTCTACACAGCGCGGCTTCCAGGCCAACTCAAAGACCATCACCACGGTGGACAACATGCTGGAAACCGTTATCGGTATGAAGCGGTAA
- a CDS encoding flagellar hook assembly protein FlgD encodes MASSVSSAITQANNEFNAVVGKQKGGANLDKNAFMLLLVTQFKYQDPLNPMDDKEFVSQMAQFSSLEQLINLNTSMDSLTTATNNQQMINATSYIGKEVTVTGNSIGKVTDATTKTTSITKFRYAPNDAVASGTITVRDADNNVIYTETVDPKAAGTTYEFNWNGKNGSGTVAPDGVYTVNLALLNTAGEAVIADQVVDAKVTGVVNNKNVVYLGLDGGQLMELSKVRQVTTPTTTSAPSGSSSSSGSSESSSSSGSSGSSSSSGSSGSSGSSGG; translated from the coding sequence ATGGCCAGCAGCGTTTCATCAGCAATCACCCAGGCTAACAACGAGTTCAATGCCGTTGTTGGCAAGCAGAAAGGTGGCGCGAACCTCGACAAGAACGCCTTTATGCTGCTTCTGGTGACGCAGTTCAAGTATCAGGATCCGCTGAACCCTATGGATGACAAGGAATTTGTCTCCCAGATGGCGCAGTTCTCCAGTCTTGAACAGCTCATCAACCTGAATACCAGCATGGATTCGCTGACTACTGCCACCAACAACCAGCAGATGATCAACGCCACATCCTACATTGGCAAGGAAGTGACCGTTACCGGCAACAGTATCGGCAAGGTTACGGACGCGACCACAAAGACAACGTCCATCACCAAGTTCCGCTACGCGCCCAACGATGCTGTAGCCAGCGGCACCATCACGGTGCGTGATGCCGACAACAACGTCATCTACACTGAAACTGTGGATCCCAAGGCTGCCGGAACCACCTACGAGTTCAACTGGAACGGCAAAAACGGCAGCGGAACCGTTGCCCCGGATGGCGTGTACACTGTCAATCTGGCCCTGCTCAACACCGCTGGAGAGGCTGTTATTGCCGACCAGGTGGTGGACGCAAAGGTTACGGGCGTGGTCAACAACAAGAATGTTGTGTATCTGGGGCTTGATGGCGGCCAGTTGATGGAGCTTTCAAAGGTGCGGCAGGTTACCACGCCAACAACGACATCGGCTCCATCGGGATCTTCCAGTTCATCCGGATCATCGGAATCTTCCAGTTCTTCCGGATCATCAGGTTCTTCCAGTTCTTCCGGATCATCGGGTTCTTCCGGATCATCTGGCGGTTAA
- a CDS encoding flagellar hook-length control protein FliK, translated as MQIIPTSVSTNETLWNAANNNRPNDERTSSFMDALNSSLKAVEQADASADVFGDKSESKPSTPFTPTARAAAQVQSPYSRNTSNGVTYTLNEVCFTKQEVQDMHSKLIKAGATPESLVKLAALAEMPDGATLAQITASVKGGGDIPVLTDEDKANITSLLKKIDPTGVLDTNVQAMMLQGNTQQAFNTISAFVNKLDPAGTLEVSQGEAISLGRGLGLGTANLQTLANSFGNSASVTCLNEQFGTLMAPVTDFFTTQAAAQKTLDTALKTTLQPIISKARARTEKEKQASSLRDRTVQQSKTLIDKTVQKKSSNILGETLEAGQKAEPGDIKIAAQSEAIGKDTTAAKHEDDRSIAENKATATQRMPAERTAGSTAAQQSNTQAAQQSGSQAVSRASVQAEPQTGTQAGTQLSPNTPANQIHAQSATQQATALDDKGQKNTESNSGQGESDKDQKGKSAWGDLLGKVDTQSAAVAARGSTPAYAAAQAMQAAHTAQSTTDVQDPSSVAPIGRQVAQQVEQGMLSTVKGGGTRLDLQLNPQELGSITVSLSVRNGEVSAVIRSEKSETNDMIGRQVDAIRMNLEQQGLKVDKLEVRQETRQEQNSASWQDFSQHNSRQEEDARREELSRLKNLATVRNSSSNMNISTLEQPVHSLGNTARYTTSNLNVVA; from the coding sequence ATGCAGATTATTCCCACAAGCGTAAGCACTAACGAAACGCTTTGGAACGCCGCCAACAACAACCGCCCCAATGACGAGCGGACGTCTTCCTTTATGGACGCCCTCAACTCCAGTCTGAAGGCTGTCGAACAGGCTGACGCATCTGCCGATGTTTTTGGGGACAAGTCAGAATCCAAGCCCAGTACTCCTTTTACGCCCACCGCCAGAGCCGCCGCGCAGGTGCAAAGCCCTTATTCGCGCAACACCAGCAACGGCGTCACCTACACGCTGAACGAAGTCTGTTTTACCAAGCAGGAAGTGCAGGACATGCACAGCAAGCTCATCAAGGCTGGCGCCACGCCTGAAAGCCTTGTCAAGCTTGCAGCACTGGCGGAAATGCCCGACGGCGCAACCCTCGCGCAGATAACGGCCAGCGTTAAGGGCGGCGGCGACATCCCCGTTCTCACTGATGAGGACAAGGCCAACATCACCTCGCTGCTTAAAAAGATCGACCCAACGGGCGTTCTGGATACCAATGTTCAGGCCATGATGTTGCAGGGCAACACACAGCAGGCATTCAACACCATCTCGGCCTTTGTGAACAAGCTTGACCCGGCGGGCACCCTTGAAGTGAGCCAGGGTGAGGCCATTTCGCTCGGGCGCGGCCTTGGGCTTGGCACTGCCAACCTGCAAACCCTGGCAAACAGCTTTGGCAACAGCGCCTCCGTCACCTGCCTGAACGAACAGTTCGGCACGCTCATGGCCCCGGTGACAGACTTTTTCACAACACAGGCCGCTGCGCAAAAAACGCTTGATACTGCTCTCAAAACAACGTTGCAGCCAATCATCAGCAAGGCGCGGGCCCGCACGGAAAAAGAGAAGCAGGCCAGTTCGCTGCGCGACCGCACGGTGCAACAGAGCAAGACTCTCATAGACAAGACCGTTCAGAAAAAAAGCAGCAATATTCTTGGTGAAACCCTTGAAGCAGGCCAGAAGGCCGAGCCGGGCGATATCAAGATCGCTGCGCAGAGCGAAGCCATCGGCAAGGACACGACCGCTGCAAAGCATGAGGATGATCGCAGCATAGCCGAGAACAAGGCCACAGCGACCCAGCGCATGCCCGCAGAAAGAACTGCCGGCAGCACAGCCGCGCAGCAGTCAAACACGCAGGCGGCGCAGCAGTCCGGTTCGCAGGCAGTCTCTCGCGCAAGCGTGCAGGCAGAACCCCAGACAGGCACGCAGGCGGGCACGCAATTGTCCCCAAATACTCCTGCCAATCAGATTCACGCGCAGTCTGCCACACAGCAGGCCACCGCTCTGGACGACAAGGGTCAGAAGAATACTGAAAGCAATTCCGGGCAGGGCGAATCTGACAAGGATCAAAAGGGCAAGTCTGCCTGGGGCGATCTGCTGGGTAAGGTAGACACGCAATCCGCTGCTGTTGCAGCGCGCGGCTCCACACCCGCCTACGCGGCAGCGCAGGCCATGCAAGCTGCCCATACAGCCCAAAGCACAACTGACGTGCAGGATCCCTCATCTGTTGCCCCCATCGGGCGGCAGGTGGCGCAGCAGGTTGAACAGGGCATGCTTTCAACCGTCAAGGGCGGCGGCACCCGGCTTGACCTGCAACTGAACCCGCAGGAGCTGGGATCCATCACGGTTTCCCTTTCGGTTCGCAATGGCGAAGTCAGCGCGGTAATCCGCTCTGAAAAGTCGGAAACCAACGACATGATTGGCCGTCAGGTCGATGCAATCCGCATGAATCTTGAGCAGCAGGGCCTCAAGGTGGACAAGCTCGAAGTACGGCAGGAAACGCGGCAGGAGCAGAACAGCGCATCCTGGCAGGACTTCAGCCAGCACAATTCCCGGCAGGAAGAAGATGCCCGCAGGGAAGAACTTTCCCGACTGAAGAACCTTGCAACTGTTCGTAATTCCAGCTCAAATATGAATATTTCAACTTTGGAACAGCCTGTGCATTCTCTTGGCAACACGGCAAGATATACCACCAGCAACCTCAACGTGGTTGCCTGA